Proteins found in one Haloferax litoreum genomic segment:
- a CDS encoding Era-like GTP-binding protein yields MGLLTDLRDSISRVVDRLFSESEPKRIGIYGPPNAGKTTLANRIARDWTGDAIGPESHIPHETRRARRKENVEIERNGKKVTIDIVDTPGVTTKVDYKEFLEHDMEKDDAVRRSREATEGVAEAMHWLREDVDGVIYVLDSTKDPISQVNTMLIGIIESQDLPVLIFANKIDLEESNVERITNAYPQHETVELSALEGENMDEVYAKIAEYFA; encoded by the coding sequence ATGGGACTGCTCACAGATCTAAGAGACAGCATCTCACGAGTCGTCGACCGGCTCTTTTCGGAGAGCGAGCCGAAGCGGATCGGAATTTATGGCCCGCCCAACGCCGGGAAGACGACTCTCGCAAATCGTATCGCCCGTGACTGGACCGGTGACGCAATCGGTCCCGAGAGCCACATCCCTCACGAGACCCGTCGCGCCCGACGGAAGGAGAACGTGGAAATCGAACGGAACGGCAAGAAAGTCACCATCGACATCGTCGACACGCCGGGTGTCACGACGAAAGTCGACTACAAGGAGTTCCTCGAACACGACATGGAGAAAGACGACGCAGTCCGTCGGTCCCGCGAGGCGACCGAAGGCGTCGCCGAGGCCATGCACTGGCTCCGCGAGGACGTCGATGGTGTCATCTACGTTCTCGACAGCACCAAAGACCCTATCTCACAGGTCAACACGATGCTCATCGGTATCATCGAGAGTCAGGACCTGCCGGTGCTCATCTTCGCGAACAAGATAGACCTCGAAGAGTCGAACGTCGAGCGCATCACCAACGCGTATCCGCAACACGAGACGGTCGAACTCTCGGCTCTCGAGGGAGAGAACATGGACGAAGTGTACGCAAAAATCGCGGAGTACTTCGCGTGA
- a CDS encoding S26 family signal peptidase translates to MLKRLRTAEDGPLLFIREALISAFAVLAVGLFLFAVSGVWPPMVAVESGSMEPHMHKGDLVFITGPERYAPDAAVEGTSVVTAEVGADVGYRTFGGDGSVIVYDNPGVGGPPIIHRSMLWVEEGENWYDRANPDHMSASNCQQLTHCPAPYDGFITKGDNNARYDQVSGISEPVRPEWVQGVARIRIPFLGWVRLTLASTMSTATPVTPVTVEQVPASVVQAPVPVEQALSASMANDPVHVAQSSLAA, encoded by the coding sequence TTGCTCAAGCGACTTCGAACGGCGGAAGACGGCCCACTCCTGTTCATCCGCGAAGCACTGATTAGTGCCTTCGCGGTGCTCGCTGTCGGCTTGTTCCTGTTCGCCGTCAGTGGTGTCTGGCCACCAATGGTCGCTGTCGAGAGCGGCAGCATGGAACCGCACATGCACAAAGGTGACCTCGTGTTCATCACTGGACCGGAGCGATACGCGCCCGACGCGGCAGTCGAAGGCACGTCCGTCGTCACCGCCGAAGTCGGTGCCGACGTCGGCTATCGAACGTTCGGCGGCGACGGTAGCGTCATCGTCTACGACAATCCGGGCGTCGGGGGCCCACCCATCATCCACCGCTCGATGCTGTGGGTCGAAGAGGGTGAAAACTGGTACGACAGGGCCAACCCCGACCACATGTCGGCGAGCAACTGTCAGCAACTCACCCACTGTCCGGCACCCTACGACGGGTTCATCACCAAAGGCGACAACAACGCGCGCTACGACCAGGTGAGCGGTATCAGCGAACCCGTCCGCCCCGAGTGGGTCCAGGGCGTCGCCCGCATCCGCATCCCGTTCCTCGGGTGGGTTCGCCTGACTCTCGCGAGCACCATGTCGACGGCGACACCGGTGACGCCAGTGACTGTCGAACAAGTACCTGCTTCAGTCGTGCAGGCACCTGTTCCAGTCGAACAAGCACTCTCGGCCTCGATGGCCAACGACCCGGTCCACGTCGCCCAGTCGTCGCTGGCAGCGTGA
- a CDS encoding Cdc6/Cdc18 family protein: MGEDDNSQGGHRAEEADSSARDAEPTDVSAEDIDIQASIGPDADVPDEDDVDVDQHKDPDVGLDKVVLNDDDESKGLFDDLLAGEPIFENKEVLRPSYTPHELPHRTDQINQMATILVSALRGETPSNILIYGKTGTGKTASAKFVSQELESTSQKYDVPCEVEYINCEVTDTQYRVLAQLANKFIEKNFERIEAELDRLDEMRTRATEDPNALADTPYDSIAEIDERAEELSNDADEMETVPMTGWPTDRVYTTFFDAVDYKERVVVIMLDEIDKLVEKSGDDTLYNLSRMNSELDNSRISIMGISNDLKFTDFLDPRVKSSLGEEEIVFPPYDANQLRDILQHRADVAFKGGALTDDVIPLCAAFAAQEHGDARRALDLLRTAGELAERGQADTVEEAHVRQAQDKIELDRVVEVVRTLPTQSKIVLFAIILLEKNGVRNINTGEVFNIYKRLCEEIDADVLTQRRVTDLISELDMLGIVNAVVVSKGRYGRTKEISLSVPIDETEAVLLTDSRLGDIESAQPFVQARFDN, from the coding sequence ATGGGTGAGGACGACAATTCACAAGGTGGTCACCGGGCAGAAGAAGCGGATAGTTCTGCACGGGACGCAGAACCGACCGACGTATCCGCCGAGGATATCGACATCCAGGCGAGCATCGGCCCCGATGCCGACGTTCCAGACGAGGACGACGTCGACGTCGACCAGCACAAAGACCCCGACGTCGGACTCGACAAGGTTGTGTTGAACGACGACGACGAGTCGAAAGGGTTGTTCGACGACCTTCTCGCCGGAGAACCGATATTCGAGAACAAGGAGGTGCTTCGGCCGTCGTACACGCCGCACGAACTCCCCCACCGTACCGACCAAATCAACCAGATGGCGACGATTCTCGTCTCTGCGCTACGGGGGGAGACGCCGTCGAACATTCTCATCTACGGGAAGACCGGGACCGGAAAGACTGCGAGCGCGAAGTTCGTGAGTCAGGAACTCGAATCGACGTCGCAGAAGTACGACGTGCCGTGTGAAGTCGAGTACATCAACTGCGAGGTGACGGACACGCAGTATCGTGTCCTCGCCCAACTCGCGAACAAGTTCATCGAGAAGAACTTCGAACGAATCGAGGCGGAACTCGACCGTCTCGACGAGATGCGCACGCGGGCGACAGAAGACCCGAACGCGCTCGCGGACACCCCCTACGATTCGATTGCAGAGATAGACGAACGGGCCGAGGAACTCTCGAACGACGCCGACGAGATGGAGACGGTGCCGATGACCGGATGGCCCACCGACCGAGTGTATACGACGTTCTTCGACGCCGTCGATTACAAAGAGCGCGTGGTCGTCATCATGCTCGACGAAATCGACAAACTCGTCGAGAAATCCGGCGACGACACGCTCTACAACCTCTCGCGGATGAACTCCGAACTCGACAACTCGCGTATCTCTATCATGGGTATCTCGAACGACCTGAAGTTCACTGACTTCCTCGACCCGCGGGTCAAATCGAGTCTCGGCGAGGAAGAAATCGTCTTCCCGCCGTACGACGCCAACCAACTTCGAGACATCCTCCAACACCGCGCCGACGTCGCGTTCAAAGGCGGCGCGCTGACCGACGACGTCATCCCGCTGTGTGCCGCGTTCGCCGCGCAGGAACACGGTGACGCCCGCCGTGCCCTCGACTTGCTCCGTACTGCGGGCGAACTCGCCGAGCGCGGACAGGCCGACACCGTCGAAGAGGCACACGTCCGGCAGGCGCAGGACAAGATAGAACTGGACCGGGTCGTCGAAGTCGTCCGGACGCTACCCACGCAGTCGAAAATCGTCCTCTTCGCTATCATCCTCCTCGAGAAGAACGGTGTTCGCAACATCAACACCGGCGAGGTGTTCAACATCTACAAGCGCCTCTGCGAGGAGATAGACGCCGACGTGCTCACGCAGCGTCGCGTCACGGACCTCATCTCGGAACTCGACATGCTCGGCATCGTCAACGCCGTCGTCGTCTCGAAGGGACGCTACGGTCGGACGAAAGAAATCAGCCTCTCCGTTCCCATCGACGAGACGGAAGCCGTCTTACTCACGGACTCGCGTCTCGGTGACATCGAGAGCGCCCAACCGTTCGTGCAGGCGCGGTTCGATAACTGA
- a CDS encoding aspartate kinase encodes MRVVAKFGGTSLGSGDRINRAADSIAAAVEKGHEIAVVASAMGSTTDDLLDEIQFDADDRDRAEIVSMGERTSVRMLKAALASRGVDALFVEPGADDWPVITNDLGEVDVEETQRRAAKLAEELDGVVPVITGFLAQNHAGEITTLGRGGSDTTAVMLGKYMDADEVVIVTDVEGVMTGDPRVVEGARNVGRITVDELRNLSFRGAEVVAPSALSYKDEALDVRVVHYQHGDLLTGGTLIEGEFHNLIDMQEEPLACLTVAGRAIRNRPGILADLSVALRDEEINVDSVASGMDSITFYVLEDDANQAEAVLHDRVVSDDALSSVTVEDDIAVIRVTGGELPNRPGVILDIVQPIADAGINIHDVITSATSVAVFVAWDDREDTLKIIQQEF; translated from the coding sequence ATGCGCGTAGTCGCAAAGTTCGGCGGCACCTCGCTCGGGAGCGGTGACCGCATCAACCGCGCCGCAGATTCCATCGCGGCGGCCGTGGAGAAGGGCCACGAAATCGCCGTCGTCGCCTCCGCGATGGGGTCGACGACCGACGACTTGCTCGACGAGATTCAGTTCGACGCAGACGATAGGGACCGGGCCGAAATCGTCTCGATGGGCGAACGGACGAGTGTTCGGATGCTGAAGGCGGCCCTCGCTTCCCGTGGAGTCGACGCCCTGTTCGTCGAACCCGGTGCCGACGACTGGCCGGTCATCACGAACGACCTCGGCGAAGTCGACGTCGAAGAGACCCAGCGACGCGCCGCCAAACTCGCCGAGGAGTTAGACGGCGTCGTCCCGGTCATCACGGGGTTCCTCGCACAGAACCACGCCGGCGAGATTACGACGCTCGGTCGTGGCGGGTCCGACACCACCGCCGTCATGCTCGGGAAGTACATGGACGCCGACGAAGTCGTCATCGTGACCGACGTCGAAGGCGTCATGACCGGCGACCCGCGCGTCGTCGAGGGCGCGCGGAACGTCGGCCGCATCACCGTCGACGAACTCCGGAACCTCTCGTTCCGCGGTGCCGAAGTCGTCGCACCCTCTGCGCTCTCCTACAAGGACGAAGCACTCGACGTTCGCGTCGTCCACTACCAACACGGTGACCTACTCACCGGCGGAACGCTCATCGAAGGCGAGTTCCACAACCTCATCGACATGCAGGAAGAACCGCTGGCGTGTCTCACCGTCGCGGGCCGGGCGATTCGCAACCGGCCGGGAATCCTCGCAGACCTCTCTGTCGCCCTCCGCGACGAGGAAATCAACGTCGATTCGGTCGCCTCCGGGATGGACTCCATCACGTTCTACGTCCTCGAAGACGACGCCAATCAGGCCGAGGCAGTCCTGCACGACCGGGTCGTCTCCGACGACGCACTCTCGTCGGTCACCGTCGAAGACGACATCGCCGTCATCCGCGTCACGGGCGGCGAACTGCCGAACCGACCGGGTGTCATCCTCGACATCGTCCAACCGATTGCCGACGCCGGCATCAACATCCACGACGTCATCACGTCTGCGACGTCCGTCGCTGTCTTCGTCGCGTGGGACGACCGCGAAGACACACTCAAAATCATCCAGCAGGAATTCTAA
- a CDS encoding universal stress protein: MQILIPVDGTDASKRALDFAIDMAVGMGGSLHVVHFTNQATDATEAILDDARERLASADIPDEPELTTITVDVWNADRVGEEILDTVDKHGYDHVVMGHHEDGPVERAVFGSAAETVLRAEVVPMTVVP, encoded by the coding sequence ATGCAAATTCTCATTCCCGTCGACGGCACCGACGCCAGTAAACGCGCCCTCGACTTCGCAATCGACATGGCCGTCGGAATGGGTGGGTCCCTCCACGTCGTCCATTTCACGAACCAAGCGACCGACGCGACTGAAGCCATCCTCGACGACGCCCGTGAGCGACTCGCCTCGGCAGACATTCCGGACGAACCGGAACTGACCACCATCACCGTCGACGTGTGGAACGCCGACCGAGTCGGTGAAGAGATTCTCGACACCGTCGATAAACACGGATACGACCACGTCGTGATGGGTCACCACGAAGATGGTCCCGTCGAACGAGCGGTCTTCGGAAGCGCCGCAGAGACTGTGCTTCGAGCGGAAGTCGTCCCGATGACCGTGGTTCCCTGA
- a CDS encoding Sjogren's syndrome/scleroderma autoantigen 1 family protein: MSEFDKEAERQRLREKYERDEEKRRSTQRMSELLLKGATMTNKHCDQCGDPIFRYDGQEFCPTCQTQGQAAASADADAENAAEAVAEAESTPQAAEGATDQQRTDESAETTGTPSATQSVAETAAQPTGDVAQSSTTRRASSSTRTAHQTQSVDATERSPSARRTQSSDVDERSSSARQTQSDGVSTARESLVRTLTWAAEQAESTDDPRRAREFLAAAREAAEAIAALDR; the protein is encoded by the coding sequence ATGAGCGAGTTCGACAAGGAGGCGGAACGTCAGCGACTTCGAGAGAAGTACGAGCGCGACGAGGAGAAACGCCGCTCAACACAGCGGATGAGCGAGTTGCTCCTCAAGGGCGCGACGATGACGAACAAGCACTGCGACCAGTGCGGCGACCCCATCTTCCGCTACGACGGACAGGAGTTCTGTCCGACCTGCCAGACCCAGGGGCAGGCCGCCGCCAGCGCCGACGCGGATGCCGAGAACGCCGCCGAAGCGGTCGCTGAGGCGGAATCGACTCCGCAGGCGGCCGAGGGTGCGACCGACCAGCAGAGGACAGACGAGTCCGCCGAGACGACAGGAACACCATCGGCGACGCAGTCCGTCGCTGAAACTGCCGCGCAACCCACTGGTGATGTCGCGCAGTCGTCGACAACGAGGCGCGCATCGTCGTCCACCCGAACCGCACACCAGACACAGTCGGTCGACGCCACCGAACGGAGTCCGTCGGCCCGCCGAACACAGTCCAGCGATGTCGACGAACGAAGTTCGTCGGCTCGTCAGACACAGTCTGACGGTGTTTCGACTGCGCGCGAGTCACTCGTTCGGACGCTGACGTGGGCCGCAGAACAAGCAGAGTCGACAGACGACCCACGTCGCGCGCGCGAATTCCTCGCAGCAGCACGGGAAGCGGCCGAAGCAATCGCGGCACTGGACCGCTAG
- a CDS encoding DEAD/DEAH box helicase: MPASEDVAYVDHPLLVPSFIERRLYQIRLAGAARDDHTLVCLPTGLGKTTVSLLVTAERLYEVGGTSLFLAPTKPLVQQHADFYREALTIPDDEIVVFTGDVRPDDRAELWQDAQIVIATPQVIENDLIGNRISLSDVTHLTFDECHRASGDYAYVYIAERYHADAENPLVTGMSASPGGDQEAILEVCENLGIADVEVMTEGDADVDEYTHDTDVEWNRIQLPDEILVIRDALNEVITDRLEKLKQLGVARSTNPDVSQKDLNRMRAELQRLMNADKSEGYKGMSTHAEVMKLRRAVELVETQSVESVRRYFERQRNAARSSGASKASQRLVAEPKVREAMRKAESFDGLHPKFRKTRILLAETLGIHDGERVIVFTESRDTAEALTEFLSENFSVRRFVGQGDREGSDGMSQKEQQETLDKFRSGEFEVLVSTSVAEEGLDVPEVDLVLFFEPVPTAIRSIQRKGRTGRQADGRVVVLLAEDTRDEAYFWISRRREKTMQNELRELKGAAADIEAELDHSQRDLAAFAGGESTGNEGGDATTNAKAESEPVDSSPDEASETVAAASAKNGQSGLADFGPSDEQLARAEPSDESDEHPDNAEATGDEPTGDTDDVNGDAGDDDSTVDDQTGTIATAGADDGVEIVVDQRELDSNIARTLSKREDLTTRLETLAVGDYVLSDRVAVERKSVSDFLDTLTGGDRSLFEQIADLTRHYARPLLIVEGRGLYEERNIHPGAIRGALSSVAVDFGVSVLFTEDEDDTAEMLATIATREQTDRERNVSVHGGKSAKTLDEQQEYVVSAIADIGPVTARTLLEAFGSVEAVMTANEDDLQEVRGVGAVTAERIREVIGSEYR, encoded by the coding sequence ATGCCGGCCTCTGAGGACGTCGCGTACGTCGACCACCCGCTACTCGTCCCGTCGTTCATCGAGCGACGACTCTATCAGATTCGACTCGCAGGCGCTGCACGCGACGACCACACCCTCGTCTGTCTCCCGACCGGTCTCGGAAAGACGACGGTCAGTCTCCTCGTCACCGCCGAACGACTGTACGAAGTCGGTGGCACGTCGCTGTTTCTCGCCCCGACGAAACCGCTCGTCCAACAGCACGCAGACTTCTACCGTGAGGCCCTCACCATTCCCGACGACGAAATCGTGGTCTTCACCGGCGACGTTCGGCCCGATGACCGGGCCGAACTCTGGCAAGACGCCCAGATAGTCATCGCGACGCCGCAGGTCATCGAAAACGACCTCATCGGGAACCGAATCTCGCTCAGTGACGTGACGCACCTCACGTTCGACGAGTGCCACCGCGCCAGCGGCGACTACGCGTACGTCTACATCGCAGAGCGCTACCACGCCGACGCCGAAAACCCGCTCGTCACGGGGATGAGTGCGTCACCCGGTGGCGACCAAGAGGCCATCCTCGAAGTGTGTGAGAACCTCGGTATCGCCGACGTCGAGGTGATGACCGAAGGTGACGCCGACGTCGACGAGTACACGCACGACACCGACGTGGAGTGGAACCGCATCCAACTCCCCGACGAGATACTGGTGATTCGCGACGCGCTCAACGAGGTCATCACCGACCGACTGGAGAAACTCAAGCAGTTGGGCGTCGCGCGTTCGACTAACCCGGACGTCTCACAGAAAGACCTCAACCGAATGCGGGCGGAACTCCAGCGCCTGATGAACGCCGACAAGTCTGAGGGCTACAAGGGGATGTCGACGCACGCGGAGGTGATGAAACTCCGGCGTGCGGTCGAACTCGTCGAGACGCAGTCCGTCGAGTCCGTCCGGCGCTACTTCGAACGCCAGCGAAACGCGGCCCGGTCGTCCGGGGCGTCGAAGGCGAGTCAGCGACTCGTCGCGGAACCCAAAGTTCGGGAAGCGATGCGAAAAGCGGAGTCGTTCGACGGACTCCACCCGAAGTTCAGGAAGACGCGCATCCTCCTCGCCGAGACACTCGGTATCCACGACGGGGAACGCGTCATCGTGTTCACCGAGTCGCGCGACACCGCCGAGGCGTTGACCGAGTTCCTCTCTGAGAACTTCTCTGTCCGCCGATTCGTCGGACAAGGTGACCGCGAGGGGTCCGACGGAATGTCCCAGAAGGAACAACAGGAGACACTCGACAAGTTCCGGAGCGGCGAGTTCGAAGTCCTCGTCTCCACGTCCGTCGCAGAGGAGGGACTGGACGTGCCGGAAGTCGACTTGGTGCTCTTCTTCGAACCGGTGCCGACGGCCATCCGGTCCATCCAGCGGAAAGGCCGAACTGGTCGGCAGGCAGACGGCCGCGTGGTCGTCCTCCTCGCCGAAGACACGCGCGACGAGGCGTACTTCTGGATATCGCGCCGACGCGAGAAGACGATGCAGAACGAACTGCGCGAACTCAAGGGTGCTGCGGCGGATATCGAGGCCGAACTCGACCACTCACAGCGTGACCTCGCGGCGTTCGCAGGAGGAGAATCCACCGGAAACGAAGGGGGTGACGCCACGACGAACGCAAAAGCGGAGAGTGAACCTGTCGACTCCTCACCCGATGAGGCTTCCGAAACTGTCGCTGCTGCGAGCGCGAAGAACGGACAGTCCGGCCTCGCCGACTTCGGTCCTTCAGACGAGCAGTTGGCACGGGCCGAACCCAGCGACGAGTCCGACGAGCACCCCGACAACGCGGAGGCCACGGGAGACGAACCCACTGGCGACACTGACGACGTGAACGGCGACGCCGGCGACGACGACTCGACAGTAGACGACCAGACGGGAACCATCGCGACGGCCGGGGCCGACGACGGCGTCGAAATCGTCGTCGACCAGCGCGAACTCGATTCGAACATCGCGCGCACCCTCTCGAAGCGAGAGGACTTGACGACGCGACTCGAAACGCTCGCCGTGGGCGACTACGTCCTCTCCGACCGCGTCGCAGTCGAGCGAAAGAGCGTCTCGGACTTCCTCGACACGCTCACGGGTGGCGACCGCTCACTATTCGAGCAAATCGCCGACCTGACGCGCCACTACGCCCGCCCGCTTCTCATCGTCGAGGGCCGGGGCCTCTACGAAGAACGGAACATCCACCCCGGAGCGATTCGCGGCGCACTCTCGTCTGTCGCCGTCGACTTCGGCGTGAGCGTCCTCTTCACCGAAGACGAAGACGACACCGCAGAGATGCTCGCGACCATCGCCACGCGCGAACAGACCGACCGAGAGCGGAACGTGAGCGTCCACGGCGGCAAGAGCGCGAAGACGCTCGACGAACAACAGGAGTACGTCGTCTCCGCCATCGCCGACATCGGTCCCGTCACCGCGCGAACGCTCCTCGAAGCGTTTGGGAGTGTGGAAGCGGTGATGACCGCGAACGAAGACGACTTGCAGGAAGTCCGTGGCGTCGGCGCAGTCACCGCCGAGCGAATCCGAGAAGTCATTGGGTCGGAGTATCGCTGA
- a CDS encoding DNA-directed DNA polymerase II small subunit — translation MPLETPARIVRALVSRGYNAEREAVTLIAGSDDPGVTLAQVVESAPDDALRITADHVRGVLASTPEADPPEVAPTSGAPERDPSVSPATSNDETEPVGDTTPPEAKGSWSGRNTDPALRSLEIANDMTGQSTGTGEYDDFVKVFRDRYEKLSKMLRGRVNHRPAKAISKMSGGEDAELVGLVNDVRSTKSGHWIVELEDTTGTFPCLVMKDKDIAAYVDELLMDECIAVQGTLSGDAGILFVDSMHFPDVPRGHKPNTADRHVQAALISDVHVGSQEFMAEAWDRFADWLHTEEAANIEYLLIAGDMVEGVGVYPNQDEELDVIDIYDQYEAFSEHLKSVPGDLDIVMIPGNHDAVRLAEPQPGFDDELRDIMSAHDATITSNPSMVTLEGVNILMYHGVSLDEVIAELPAEKASYDEPHKAMYQLLKKRHVAPQFGGHTRLAPEELDYLVMEQVPDIFHTGHVHKLGWGKYHNVLAVNSGCWQSQTDFQKSVNIDPDSGYAPIVDLDTLNMTVRKFS, via the coding sequence GTGCCACTGGAGACGCCGGCGCGCATCGTCCGGGCACTCGTCAGTCGCGGCTACAACGCAGAACGTGAGGCCGTGACGCTCATCGCTGGGTCGGACGACCCGGGCGTGACACTCGCCCAAGTCGTCGAGTCAGCCCCGGACGACGCGCTTCGAATCACTGCCGACCACGTCCGCGGGGTGCTCGCGTCTACACCCGAGGCGGACCCGCCCGAGGTCGCACCTACGAGCGGTGCGCCCGAGAGAGACCCCTCTGTTTCCCCTGCAACATCGAACGACGAGACCGAACCTGTCGGCGATACAACTCCACCTGAAGCGAAGGGGTCGTGGAGCGGACGTAACACGGACCCGGCGCTCCGGTCACTCGAAATTGCGAACGACATGACCGGCCAGTCGACTGGAACCGGCGAGTACGACGACTTCGTGAAGGTGTTCCGCGACCGGTACGAGAAACTCTCGAAGATGCTCCGCGGGCGCGTCAACCACCGCCCGGCCAAGGCCATCTCCAAGATGTCCGGCGGCGAGGACGCAGAACTCGTCGGCCTCGTCAACGACGTTCGCTCGACCAAGAGCGGTCACTGGATTGTCGAACTCGAAGACACGACGGGGACGTTCCCGTGTCTCGTGATGAAGGACAAGGACATCGCTGCGTACGTCGACGAACTCCTCATGGACGAGTGCATCGCGGTTCAGGGGACGCTCTCTGGAGACGCAGGTATCCTCTTCGTCGACTCGATGCACTTCCCGGACGTTCCCCGTGGTCACAAGCCGAACACCGCGGACCGCCACGTGCAGGCGGCGCTCATCTCCGACGTGCACGTCGGCAGTCAGGAGTTCATGGCGGAAGCGTGGGACCGGTTCGCCGATTGGCTACACACAGAAGAGGCGGCGAACATCGAGTACCTCCTCATCGCCGGCGACATGGTCGAAGGAGTGGGTGTCTACCCGAATCAGGACGAAGAACTCGACGTCATCGACATTTACGACCAGTACGAGGCGTTCTCAGAGCACCTCAAGTCCGTCCCCGGTGACCTCGACATCGTGATGATTCCCGGCAACCACGACGCGGTTCGCCTCGCGGAACCGCAACCCGGATTCGACGACGAACTCCGCGACATCATGTCTGCGCACGACGCCACAATCACGAGCAACCCCTCGATGGTCACGCTCGAAGGCGTCAACATCCTCATGTACCACGGCGTCTCGCTGGACGAGGTTATCGCCGAACTCCCCGCGGAGAAGGCGAGTTACGACGAACCCCACAAGGCGATGTACCAACTGCTGAAGAAGCGCCACGTCGCGCCGCAGTTCGGTGGCCACACGCGCCTCGCGCCCGAGGAACTCGACTACCTCGTCATGGAGCAGGTGCCGGACATCTTCCACACCGGCCACGTCCACAAACTCGGGTGGGGCAAGTACCACAACGTCCTCGCGGTCAACTCCGGGTGCTGGCAGTCACAGACCGACTTCCAGAAGTCCGTCAACATCGACCCCGACTCGGGGTACGCGCCTATCGTGGACCTCGACACGCTGAACATGACGGTCAGAAAGTTCTCCTGA
- a CDS encoding Zn-ribbon domain-containing protein, producing the protein MPHQCTTCGKVFPDGSKEMLSGCPSCGGNKFQFQPASSAGGTSADAAGGSDDTRSQHGAGTRDLTSSAADAVRERATETDSRPDTGDEEVTVSDWVNSKRESGAPADAARPDSSRASSTDASTGPANGSPNEPASDSPSAPSGESSSDDASRGWGEWPTAPNSPSETEPEPPRGTAAREATRSETAGSSDHAPHIRARETDEDTSQKSARSDVVTPEELAAAGANHRESTDQPEPGVAASDRNETPDEASARQTAPPDVDGTTIEPSSDERPDLDQLREELNDQFESIKIVNPGQYELNLMELYDRDEYIISLREDGRYVIEVPDSWGPGSRED; encoded by the coding sequence ATGCCACATCAATGCACGACGTGCGGTAAGGTGTTCCCCGACGGCTCGAAAGAGATGCTCTCGGGGTGCCCGAGCTGCGGCGGTAACAAATTTCAGTTCCAACCCGCGTCTAGCGCCGGCGGCACTTCCGCCGACGCCGCGGGGGGCAGTGACGACACTCGTTCGCAGCACGGCGCCGGAACGCGGGACTTGACGTCCTCTGCGGCCGACGCCGTCCGTGAACGAGCGACAGAGACAGACTCCCGTCCCGATACCGGTGACGAGGAAGTAACGGTCAGCGACTGGGTGAACTCCAAGCGAGAGTCTGGAGCACCGGCAGACGCCGCCAGACCTGATTCGTCGCGTGCGTCGTCGACTGACGCGTCGACCGGTCCCGCGAATGGTTCACCGAACGAACCTGCGAGTGATTCACCGAGTGCACCATCTGGTGAGTCGAGTAGCGACGACGCGTCTCGCGGATGGGGCGAGTGGCCCACTGCGCCGAACAGTCCGTCAGAGACCGAACCCGAACCCCCTCGTGGCACCGCCGCACGCGAAGCGACGAGGTCGGAAACAGCAGGGTCGTCGGACCACGCGCCGCACATCCGCGCACGAGAGACGGACGAAGACACCTCTCAGAAGAGCGCTCGAAGCGACGTGGTCACGCCGGAGGAACTCGCTGCTGCCGGTGCGAACCACCGTGAGTCCACCGACCAACCCGAACCCGGTGTCGCTGCGTCAGACCGTAACGAGACGCCAGACGAAGCGTCTGCACGACAGACTGCCCCGCCGGACGTCGACGGGACGACAATCGAACCGTCGTCCGACGAGCGTCCTGACCTCGACCAACTCCGCGAGGAACTCAACGACCAGTTCGAGAGCATCAAGATTGTCAACCCCGGCCAGTACGAACTCAACCTCATGGAACTCTACGACCGAGACGAGTACATCATCTCGCTCCGTGAGGATGGCCGGTACGTCATCGAAGTCCCCGACTCGTGGGGTCCTGGGTCGCGAGAAGACTAA
- a CDS encoding DUF2073 domain-containing protein: MPEATASDNGSGGVQIDLFSGNRMANLTSMEKIRLILDGVRDGNIVILEEGLSPDEESKLIEVTMAEISPDEFNGIEIETYPRSQTADQSFLDRLMGRQSTQKLTVIGPANQIQTLHKDENLISALVSRK, encoded by the coding sequence ATGCCTGAAGCAACGGCCTCCGACAACGGCTCTGGTGGGGTCCAGATAGACCTCTTCAGTGGAAATCGGATGGCAAACCTCACGAGCATGGAGAAGATTCGTCTCATCCTCGACGGCGTTCGCGATGGCAACATCGTCATCCTCGAAGAGGGTCTCTCGCCCGACGAAGAGTCGAAGCTCATCGAAGTGACGATGGCAGAGATTAGCCCCGACGAGTTCAACGGCATCGAAATCGAGACGTATCCGCGCTCACAGACCGCAGACCAGAGTTTCCTCGACCGACTGATGGGTCGGCAATCGACGCAGAAACTCACGGTCATCGGTCCGGCGAACCAGATTCAGACGCTCCACAAAGACGAGAATCTCATCAGCGCGCTCGTCTCACGAAAGTAG